One window from the genome of Gimesia aquarii encodes:
- a CDS encoding formyltransferase family protein, giving the protein MQVTITAVGPDNRGLADPIVHYVTGVGANIHEIQMYDHDSERLFAMFLRLDWPADVEPIPVLRERIMQIGTQKGLTLRVWARDEQNRLPRIAICTTYRSEPAEAVLNAIKEGVIQAQPVVIIGNRDRCQSLAEKHNLDFHNIGDERGNPDNTEMVNLFDSYDVDYVLLARYMRVLPPNICWSFAGGRIINLHHGLLPSFPGFQPYEDAFSHNMLTFGATIHFIIPELDAGNQIIHQNAFAVSPGTPLKEIKRIGETQHEPECLVEGVRRVIDREVELHFHRVVGIEPI; this is encoded by the coding sequence ATGCAGGTCACCATTACAGCAGTTGGACCCGATAATCGTGGTTTGGCCGACCCCATCGTGCATTACGTGACCGGAGTAGGCGCGAACATTCACGAAATACAAATGTATGATCATGACTCAGAACGGCTGTTTGCCATGTTTTTACGGTTAGATTGGCCAGCTGATGTAGAGCCAATTCCCGTTTTGAGAGAACGGATCATGCAGATTGGCACACAAAAAGGGCTCACATTACGTGTCTGGGCGCGAGATGAACAAAATCGGCTACCCCGTATTGCTATTTGTACGACTTATCGTAGCGAACCTGCTGAAGCCGTATTGAATGCTATCAAGGAAGGGGTGATTCAAGCGCAGCCCGTAGTGATTATTGGAAACCGGGACCGCTGCCAATCTTTAGCTGAAAAACATAATCTGGATTTTCATAACATTGGTGACGAACGTGGAAATCCTGACAACACTGAGATGGTCAATCTCTTCGATTCCTATGATGTCGATTATGTATTGCTTGCTCGGTATATGCGTGTGCTGCCCCCCAACATCTGCTGGAGCTTTGCTGGCGGGAGGATTATTAATCTGCATCATGGCCTACTCCCTTCGTTTCCAGGGTTTCAGCCCTATGAGGATGCATTTAGCCATAATATGCTCACATTTGGTGCCACCATTCACTTCATAATTCCGGAGCTGGATGCTGGCAATCAAATCATTCACCAAAATGCGTTTGCTGTCTCACCGGGGACTCCATTAAAAGAGATAAAACGCATTGGCGAAACTCAACATGAGCCGGAATGCCTGGTGGAAGGAGTGCGTCGTGTCATTGATCGTGAGGTGGAGCTGCATTTTCATCGAGTAGTAGGTATTGAACCAATCTAA
- a CDS encoding uracil-DNA glycosylase, translating to MKPESKWHQLNQKIIRCTSCDRLLAHCQKIAAEKRKSFQDWDYWGKPVPNFGDPQAELLIVGLAPAAHGANRTGRMFTGDRSGDWLYRALHKAGFANQPEAQSSSDGLRLQNCAITATCHCAPPANKPSRDEIEHCHTWMEQTVELLPVKVFLALGQIGWKSVLDFKKRQGQLNGKRPPFSHGANYQFSDGIWLVGSYHPSQQNTFTGRLTEPMFDSVFELVKSKLKEKP from the coding sequence ATGAAACCTGAATCCAAGTGGCATCAGTTAAATCAAAAGATCATTCGTTGTACAAGTTGTGATCGACTACTTGCCCACTGCCAAAAGATTGCAGCGGAAAAACGAAAGTCTTTTCAGGACTGGGATTACTGGGGAAAACCTGTCCCTAATTTTGGTGATCCGCAAGCAGAGTTATTAATCGTAGGACTGGCTCCCGCCGCTCATGGTGCCAACAGAACAGGCAGAATGTTTACCGGTGACCGAAGCGGTGACTGGCTCTATCGTGCTTTGCACAAAGCAGGATTTGCCAATCAGCCAGAAGCCCAAAGTAGCTCTGATGGTCTGCGATTACAAAACTGTGCTATTACAGCAACCTGCCACTGCGCACCACCGGCCAATAAACCAAGCCGAGATGAAATCGAACACTGTCATACATGGATGGAACAAACGGTAGAATTACTACCCGTGAAAGTATTCCTTGCATTGGGTCAGATCGGCTGGAAATCAGTCCTTGATTTCAAAAAACGGCAGGGGCAATTGAATGGAAAGCGTCCTCCATTTTCACATGGAGCGAATTACCAGTTCTCGGATGGTATTTGGCTGGTGGGTAGTTATCACCCCAGTCAGCAAAATACATTCACAGGGCGACTAACCGAACCGATGTTTGATTCCGTTTTTGAGCTGGTCAAATCAAAACTGAAAGAAAAACCATAA
- a CDS encoding PAS domain S-box protein, with translation MKHDESPQNTALRSQSSIDNFSKLTTSEVLQSIAEFDHKLLRKFLSNTPLIIWAVDRNGIVTLSEGGGLAKLGYEPGEWVGRSILEEFAEDKELISIFRKTLNGEANHIERRTGDLILDVEYTPIYDDQKEVDGFLSVAIDITEKIASQEKIRLSEERLSKIFQVNPVAMCISEIETGVFIEVNDSFLSALECSREEVLKKSAFDVGFWPSEAQRKKMIDTVIKEGKVSDLYFDFINPAGNRLCTVLSAVLIYFRGETFLLSCIKDVTREREALKELETLNEHLEARVIARTAELQNAHAILNEEHKKRNRLYRALQQTEAKWRSLVTNAPDTILTLDGDGTILYLNHTISNMGIEDIIGSSIYKYMNQAEVPKAKKILKEVFDTGKPQVMVTEGHSADGTNALYSCRVGAMVSGGETIAAMVIATDITQQKQAEQELVRRRAELAHLSRLSTMGELAAELSHELNQPLAAINNYTNGCIRRIRSGTTSLETLIEPLEETSRQAQRASETIKRLRRHVQKSEVEYKPLDINVVIENSISLLEHEIQRNSTALHLELSPGPLETIGDAIQIEQVLVNLLLNAIEAMSEIPPEERKLLIQSDQDKDNNLLITVTDSGIGLKKEEEKSIFEIFYTTKQKGLGVGLSISQTIIEAHGGTLSPRRNKTGTSFIITLPLKNGDTHGVS, from the coding sequence ATGAAGCACGATGAATCGCCTCAGAATACGGCTCTTCGTTCTCAGTCATCAATCGACAATTTTTCCAAATTGACAACCAGTGAAGTCTTACAGAGTATCGCTGAGTTCGATCATAAACTCTTAAGAAAATTCCTCTCGAATACCCCCTTGATCATTTGGGCCGTCGATCGAAATGGAATCGTTACACTCTCTGAAGGTGGTGGCCTTGCAAAGCTTGGTTATGAACCAGGAGAATGGGTAGGAAGATCGATTCTAGAAGAGTTCGCTGAAGATAAGGAATTAATTTCAATATTCAGAAAAACCCTGAATGGGGAAGCCAACCATATTGAAAGACGTACTGGCGACTTGATTCTGGATGTCGAATATACCCCGATCTACGACGATCAAAAAGAGGTAGATGGTTTTCTATCTGTAGCAATTGATATCACTGAGAAAATCGCTTCACAGGAAAAGATTCGCCTTTCTGAAGAACGTTTGAGTAAAATTTTCCAGGTGAATCCAGTTGCGATGTGCATCTCAGAAATCGAAACAGGAGTATTTATAGAAGTCAATGACAGCTTTCTGTCAGCGCTAGAGTGCAGCCGTGAAGAAGTTCTCAAAAAAAGCGCCTTTGATGTCGGTTTCTGGCCTAGCGAAGCTCAACGTAAGAAAATGATTGATACGGTAATCAAAGAAGGAAAGGTAAGTGACCTCTATTTCGACTTCATAAATCCTGCAGGTAACCGCTTATGTACGGTATTGTCAGCAGTTCTGATTTATTTCCGTGGAGAAACATTTTTACTATCCTGTATCAAAGATGTAACCAGAGAACGTGAAGCACTGAAAGAACTCGAAACTCTGAATGAACACCTCGAAGCCAGAGTCATTGCCAGAACCGCAGAACTCCAAAATGCGCATGCGATCCTGAATGAAGAACATAAAAAAAGAAACCGACTTTACCGTGCACTTCAGCAAACAGAAGCAAAGTGGCGTTCGCTGGTGACGAATGCACCAGATACCATCTTGACTTTGGATGGTGATGGAACAATCCTCTACCTTAACCATACAATTTCGAATATGGGAATCGAAGACATTATTGGTTCTTCTATCTATAAATATATGAATCAAGCCGAAGTCCCGAAAGCAAAAAAAATATTAAAGGAAGTATTTGATACCGGTAAACCACAGGTAATGGTCACGGAAGGGCATAGTGCCGATGGAACGAATGCTCTCTATTCCTGTCGGGTGGGAGCGATGGTAAGTGGTGGAGAAACCATTGCCGCAATGGTCATTGCCACAGATATCACTCAACAGAAACAAGCAGAACAAGAGTTAGTCAGGCGCCGCGCAGAACTCGCACATCTCTCGCGGCTTTCCACAATGGGGGAACTGGCTGCAGAATTATCACATGAATTAAATCAGCCTCTGGCGGCGATTAACAATTACACTAACGGTTGTATTCGTAGAATTCGTTCGGGAACAACCAGTCTTGAAACGCTGATAGAACCACTTGAAGAAACTTCAAGACAAGCGCAACGTGCGAGTGAAACAATTAAACGTCTGCGTCGTCACGTCCAAAAAAGTGAAGTCGAGTATAAACCGCTTGATATTAATGTCGTCATTGAAAATTCCATTTCCTTACTCGAACATGAAATCCAGCGAAATTCGACCGCTTTACATCTAGAACTAAGTCCGGGACCATTAGAAACAATTGGCGATGCAATTCAAATTGAACAGGTTTTGGTCAATCTTTTACTCAATGCCATTGAAGCCATGTCTGAGATACCGCCTGAAGAAAGAAAGTTACTTATTCAGTCTGATCAAGACAAGGATAATAATTTACTGATTACTGTGACAGATAGTGGTATAGGTTTGAAAAAAGAGGAAGAAAAATCTATCTTTGAAATATTCTATACAACTAAACAAAAAGGACTGGGTGTCGGGTTATCTATTAGCCAAACTATAATTGAGGCTCATGGAGGTACTCTGTCCCCTCGTAGAAATAAGACAGGAACGAGTTTTATCATCACTCTTCCCCTGAAAAATGGAGATACTCACGGTGTTAGCTGA
- the surE gene encoding 5'/3'-nucleotidase SurE produces MQILLTNDDGIHAPGIRSLQKALSTLGEVEVVAPLSEQSGVGLSITYLHPLMVHQEYEGEKHWGWAVAGSPADCVKLGILEFCPRRPDLIVSGINSGSNVGINVLYSGTVAGAIEGAFAGITSIAVSAASSFSNDIKPDYDECAVQSIPIIQRLLKENSKSGRLWNVNFPETKENWPRGVKWTSLGVKRHIDVMEKRTDPRGRPYYWSGLDPSSNHQLEDGTDIQELSEGFVTVTPLNYDLTDHKQLDQSLSGQAGRDLHVEHDPDYYN; encoded by the coding sequence GTGCAAATATTGTTAACCAACGATGATGGCATTCATGCTCCTGGTATCCGTAGCTTACAAAAAGCACTTTCGACATTGGGAGAGGTAGAAGTCGTTGCTCCTTTGTCTGAACAAAGTGGAGTCGGTTTAAGCATTACTTATTTACACCCTCTCATGGTACACCAGGAGTACGAAGGAGAGAAGCACTGGGGTTGGGCCGTAGCCGGTAGTCCGGCAGATTGTGTAAAGCTGGGCATTCTGGAATTCTGTCCGCGACGTCCAGATCTCATTGTTAGTGGGATTAACTCTGGTTCGAATGTAGGCATCAATGTACTCTATTCAGGTACCGTTGCTGGCGCGATTGAAGGCGCTTTTGCTGGGATTACTTCTATTGCAGTTTCTGCTGCCAGCAGCTTCTCCAATGACATCAAACCTGATTATGATGAATGTGCCGTGCAGAGCATTCCCATTATTCAAAGGCTACTGAAAGAAAATTCCAAATCAGGCCGACTATGGAATGTGAATTTTCCAGAAACCAAAGAAAATTGGCCACGCGGAGTGAAATGGACTTCTCTGGGAGTCAAGCGCCACATTGATGTCATGGAAAAACGAACTGATCCACGCGGACGACCTTATTATTGGAGTGGATTAGATCCATCTTCTAATCATCAACTAGAAGATGGTACTGACATCCAGGAACTCTCAGAGGGATTTGTGACCGTCACTCCGCTCAATTATGATTTAACAGACCATAAGCAACTGGATCAATCTCTGAGTGGACAAGCAGGTAGGGATCTTCATGTAGAGCATGATCCAGACTACTACAATTGA
- the fhcD gene encoding formylmethanofuran--tetrahydromethanopterin N-formyltransferase, whose translation MNIHTELELNGISICDTFAEAFTTVGTRIIVTAMTESWARTAAAEVCGYATSVIACDAEAGTEKFLTPDESPDGRPGVSLMFFAFGRSALEKAVTNRVGQCILTCPSTACYSGYSGSDKEKNIALGNQLRFFGDGFQVSKKWDNRRLWRIPVMDGEFICEDQVGSFKGVAGGNLIICATDQQNGLLATEAAVSAMQKVEHTILPFPGGIVRSGSKVGSRYSKLKASTNDAYCPTIRAQTKSDLPLGTGCVYEIVIDGVSFDPVQQAMKVGLQTVCQQPGILQVTAGNYGGKLGKHHFHLRDLID comes from the coding sequence TTGAACATTCATACTGAATTGGAATTAAACGGTATTTCCATTTGTGACACTTTTGCGGAAGCTTTCACAACGGTGGGAACTCGGATCATTGTAACTGCAATGACAGAGTCTTGGGCCAGGACTGCTGCAGCTGAAGTATGTGGTTATGCGACGAGCGTCATTGCCTGTGATGCAGAAGCGGGGACAGAAAAATTCTTAACTCCCGACGAAAGCCCCGATGGTCGACCGGGAGTCAGTCTGATGTTTTTTGCTTTTGGCCGTTCGGCCTTGGAAAAAGCAGTCACGAATCGTGTTGGTCAATGCATACTTACCTGTCCTTCAACAGCTTGTTATTCAGGTTATTCAGGCTCGGACAAGGAAAAAAACATCGCTTTAGGAAATCAGTTACGTTTTTTTGGTGATGGTTTCCAGGTGTCCAAAAAATGGGACAACCGACGTCTCTGGAGGATTCCAGTCATGGATGGTGAATTCATTTGTGAAGATCAGGTAGGATCATTTAAAGGAGTAGCAGGAGGCAATCTAATCATTTGTGCGACAGATCAACAAAACGGGCTACTTGCTACCGAAGCAGCCGTTTCAGCAATGCAAAAAGTAGAACACACAATCCTTCCTTTCCCAGGCGGAATCGTCAGAAGTGGCAGTAAAGTGGGATCGCGCTATTCGAAATTGAAAGCCAGCACCAATGACGCTTATTGTCCCACAATCCGTGCACAAACAAAATCAGATTTGCCTCTGGGTACTGGCTGCGTCTACGAAATTGTGATTGACGGGGTTTCGTTCGATCCGGTTCAGCAGGCAATGAAAGTAGGATTACAAACGGTCTGCCAACAACCGGGAATTCTCCAGGTCACTGCCGGCAACTATGGAGGCAAGCTCGGCAAACACCACTTCCATCTTCGGGACCTGATCGATTAA
- a CDS encoding response regulator transcription factor, whose product MLAEMTIEKEATVFVVDDDPAIRKSLRWLIESVGLKVETHELASDFLESYSPDSPGCLVLDVRIPGMSGLELQEKLRDRGYDIPVVIVSGYGDVPMAVRAMKAGAVDFLEKPVSDQVLLDYIQKGIERDINNKKNRLENKELLERKKSLTRRELEVMEHVVSGQSSREIAEILNVSFKTIEAHRAKIMKKMKAKSVPKLIQMDLQIKRDV is encoded by the coding sequence GTGTTAGCTGAAATGACAATCGAAAAAGAAGCAACTGTATTTGTGGTCGATGATGACCCTGCAATTCGAAAATCGTTACGTTGGCTTATTGAGTCTGTCGGTTTAAAAGTGGAAACACACGAACTGGCAAGCGACTTTTTAGAGAGTTACTCACCGGACTCACCAGGCTGCCTGGTACTTGATGTGAGAATTCCTGGAATGAGTGGTTTGGAACTGCAAGAAAAACTCAGGGATCGAGGCTATGACATTCCTGTAGTCATTGTTTCTGGATATGGTGATGTTCCCATGGCCGTGCGTGCCATGAAAGCTGGAGCTGTCGATTTTCTGGAAAAACCTGTAAGTGATCAGGTCCTCCTGGATTATATTCAAAAAGGAATTGAACGAGATATAAATAATAAAAAGAACCGCTTAGAAAACAAAGAACTTTTGGAACGAAAAAAGTCTCTAACGCGTCGGGAACTTGAAGTAATGGAACACGTCGTTTCCGGGCAATCCAGTCGTGAAATTGCAGAAATATTGAATGTCAGCTTTAAAACCATTGAAGCACATCGCGCGAAGATTATGAAAAAGATGAAGGCAAAAAGTGTTCCCAAATTAATTCAAATGGATCTGCAAATTAAAAGAGATGTTTAA
- a CDS encoding nucleotidyltransferase family protein yields the protein MTTLNTPPRLFAIIPAAGMSRRMGMHKLLLPLGKETVIQRLVRVLNVSFITKIIIVARKGDDLLKAHLSDLDIQLIQPEIDPPDMKASVQLGLRWIDSHYHPAEDDSWLLIPADHPVLSHSVIEDLNQAWQSSQASVMIPTFQNRKGHPAFFRWSVSVDVFQLSNDEGINALWNNQRIVPHLFECIHPEILIDLDTPEDYEHVKRQYSFDI from the coding sequence ATGACCACTTTAAATACACCGCCGCGACTGTTTGCTATTATTCCTGCCGCTGGAATGAGCCGTCGCATGGGAATGCATAAGTTGCTACTTCCTCTCGGTAAGGAAACAGTCATTCAACGATTGGTTCGGGTATTAAACGTCTCTTTTATTACAAAGATCATTATTGTTGCCCGAAAAGGGGATGATCTTTTAAAAGCACATCTCTCTGACTTAGACATACAATTAATTCAACCTGAAATCGATCCCCCCGACATGAAAGCCAGTGTACAACTTGGATTGAGATGGATCGACTCTCATTATCATCCGGCTGAAGATGATAGCTGGTTGTTAATTCCAGCAGATCATCCTGTTCTCAGTCATTCTGTTATCGAGGACCTGAATCAAGCCTGGCAGAGCAGTCAGGCTTCAGTCATGATTCCCACATTTCAAAATCGAAAAGGCCATCCTGCTTTTTTTCGTTGGTCTGTTTCGGTTGACGTTTTTCAACTCTCAAACGATGAAGGAATTAATGCTTTATGGAATAATCAAAGAATTGTTCCGCATTTATTTGAATGTATTCATCCGGAAATACTGATTGATCTGGATACACCAGAAGATTATGAGCATGTGAAGCGACAATATTCGTTCGATATCTGA
- a CDS encoding TroA family protein has product MLNQFWNDEAGFVISAELVLVLTIAVLAMIVGLSEVAVAVNTELNDISNAIGALNQSYVYTGFRGNGGKFKSFYAGSRWDDAIDDCDLNTTCDLVTGAIFVTGIETGF; this is encoded by the coding sequence ATGTTAAATCAATTTTGGAATGACGAAGCCGGTTTCGTTATCTCTGCGGAACTGGTCCTGGTACTGACGATCGCTGTGCTGGCCATGATCGTTGGACTCAGCGAAGTTGCTGTTGCTGTTAACACGGAATTAAACGACATCTCAAACGCTATTGGAGCCCTGAATCAAAGCTATGTTTATACAGGCTTTCGTGGAAATGGAGGGAAGTTCAAGAGCTTCTATGCTGGTTCGCGATGGGACGATGCCATTGATGATTGCGACCTGAACACCACTTGTGATCTGGTAACAGGCGCGATCTTTGTGACTGGAATAGAGACAGGCTTCTAA
- a CDS encoding 2-oxoglutarate dehydrogenase E1 component has product MLDKPDSASSNFNGNGHHEAQLPTELINELSSESLTFVESLYTSYLESPASVSQEWQDYFARFPAKVTRSQKLSFGPSFKRHTMFNPPGKQKREGSERQTMKIADRQERLDQLIRNYRVRGHILASLDPLGKQRATPAELMPEFYDFSEKDYDRVFSTSSFGGPSQRTLREMIQWLRNTYCRSIGAQFMHIDSLHVRKWLQTRMESTANFLKFERPEAIRILRRLTDSVVFEEFIQKKYVGLKSFSLEGAESLIPLLDLAVEKAGEQGVDEIVFGMAHRGRLNVLTNIMGKKPREIFREYEDSVPEISVGRGDVKYHLGYSSDWMTESGHNVHLTLCFNPSHLEFVNPVAMGRMRAKQDRWENIDRTKGIVLLIHGDAAFAGEGVVQESLNLSELKGYRTGGTIHVIVNNQIGFTTDPAQSRSSTYATDVAKMLQIPIFHVNGEDPEAVAQVVRLAMDFRKEFHRDVVIDMYCYRRRGHNEGDEPSFTQPQMYNTIAKRPSVRDSFLQRMLERKSVTQEDGDRLREESISHLEAELAAARVENYPHTVELPAGIWAGYRGGDELPADQVDTGVPEENLVNLLLKQAEVPEGFTPHKKIQRLLNIRKEMASGERKLDWGTAEGLAFASLLTEGYRIRVSGQDAQRGTFSHRHSVIHDVKTGKKYTPLKHLVEGQGKFEVVNSPLSEAGVLGFDYGYSLDCPDGLIIWEAQFGDFCNAAQVIIDQFIVSAEDKWQRYSGIVLLLPHGFEGQGPEHSSARYERFLQMAAESNIQIAVPTTPDQFFHLLRRQVIRKWRKPLVVMTPKSLLRHRDAVSSFSSMNSGSFFKVIADPSDIDPSQVKRILLCAGKIYYDLNEHRKQAERDDVAIVRMEQLYPVPTEELEKALAPYPEGTPVYWVQEEPENMGSWRFIYCQFKGNVFGRHPLKGVYRAASASPATGSGRSHQFEQEMLISESFRKEE; this is encoded by the coding sequence ATGCTTGATAAACCAGATTCTGCTTCATCCAATTTCAATGGTAATGGTCACCATGAAGCTCAATTACCGACAGAGTTGATCAATGAACTAAGCTCAGAGTCATTGACGTTTGTTGAATCCCTATATACGAGCTATCTGGAGTCACCAGCTTCCGTTTCACAGGAATGGCAGGACTATTTTGCCAGGTTTCCCGCGAAAGTCACCAGAAGTCAAAAATTGAGTTTTGGCCCGTCGTTCAAAAGACATACGATGTTCAATCCTCCCGGGAAGCAGAAGCGGGAGGGATCCGAACGTCAGACAATGAAAATTGCGGATCGTCAGGAACGTCTCGACCAGCTGATTCGAAATTACCGGGTGCGTGGACATATTCTGGCTTCGCTGGATCCACTGGGGAAACAACGAGCCACTCCTGCAGAACTCATGCCCGAATTTTACGACTTTTCAGAGAAGGACTATGATCGAGTCTTTTCCACTTCGTCGTTTGGTGGTCCTTCTCAACGTACTTTGCGGGAAATGATTCAATGGCTGCGCAATACGTACTGTCGATCGATAGGTGCTCAGTTTATGCACATCGACAGTTTACACGTACGCAAGTGGCTGCAAACACGTATGGAAAGTACAGCTAACTTTCTTAAATTCGAGCGGCCGGAAGCAATTCGTATATTACGCCGCTTAACGGACTCAGTGGTCTTTGAAGAGTTCATACAGAAGAAGTATGTTGGTTTAAAAAGCTTCTCGCTTGAAGGGGCAGAAAGTCTAATCCCTTTGCTAGATCTTGCTGTAGAGAAAGCTGGTGAGCAAGGAGTTGATGAAATCGTTTTTGGAATGGCCCATAGAGGCCGTCTCAATGTTCTCACAAATATTATGGGAAAGAAGCCTCGTGAAATCTTTCGTGAGTATGAAGATTCCGTTCCAGAAATCAGCGTTGGTCGTGGAGATGTCAAATATCATCTAGGCTATAGCTCTGACTGGATGACTGAGTCAGGCCATAATGTCCATCTCACACTTTGCTTTAACCCCAGTCATCTGGAGTTCGTGAATCCAGTGGCTATGGGGCGGATGCGTGCCAAGCAGGATCGCTGGGAGAACATTGATCGCACCAAGGGAATTGTATTACTGATTCATGGAGATGCTGCTTTTGCTGGTGAAGGTGTGGTACAGGAGAGCTTGAATCTTAGCGAGCTAAAGGGGTATAGAACCGGTGGAACGATTCATGTGATCGTCAATAACCAGATTGGATTTACGACAGATCCCGCTCAAAGTCGTTCTTCAACCTACGCCACCGATGTGGCAAAGATGTTGCAGATTCCAATTTTTCATGTGAATGGCGAAGATCCGGAAGCAGTAGCCCAAGTTGTCAGGCTGGCAATGGACTTTCGAAAAGAATTCCATCGCGATGTTGTAATCGATATGTATTGCTATCGTCGACGTGGTCACAACGAGGGCGACGAACCCTCTTTCACTCAACCTCAAATGTACAATACTATTGCGAAACGTCCATCAGTTCGAGATAGCTTTTTGCAACGAATGCTAGAACGAAAGTCAGTCACACAAGAAGATGGTGACCGCTTACGAGAAGAGAGTATTTCACATCTGGAAGCAGAACTGGCTGCAGCCAGGGTAGAGAACTATCCACATACGGTTGAACTGCCAGCGGGGATCTGGGCAGGTTATAGAGGAGGAGACGAATTACCTGCTGATCAGGTTGATACAGGAGTTCCAGAGGAGAATCTCGTCAATCTTTTATTAAAGCAGGCTGAGGTCCCAGAAGGTTTTACTCCACATAAAAAAATCCAAAGGCTCTTGAATATCAGAAAAGAGATGGCATCGGGAGAACGGAAGCTGGATTGGGGAACAGCCGAGGGGCTTGCTTTCGCTTCGTTGTTGACAGAGGGATATCGAATTCGGGTGAGTGGTCAAGATGCTCAGAGAGGTACATTCAGCCATCGCCACTCTGTGATACATGATGTGAAAACAGGTAAAAAGTATACACCCCTTAAACATTTAGTAGAGGGGCAAGGAAAATTTGAGGTTGTGAATAGTCCGCTTTCAGAAGCAGGCGTTCTTGGTTTTGACTACGGATACAGTTTAGATTGCCCCGATGGTCTGATAATCTGGGAAGCACAGTTTGGTGATTTCTGTAATGCGGCTCAAGTGATTATCGATCAATTCATTGTGAGTGCCGAAGACAAGTGGCAGCGCTATAGTGGAATCGTGCTTTTGTTACCTCATGGATTTGAGGGACAAGGACCAGAGCATTCCAGTGCACGATACGAACGATTCTTACAAATGGCAGCAGAAAGCAATATTCAGATTGCCGTTCCCACTACGCCAGATCAATTTTTCCATCTATTACGACGCCAGGTCATTCGAAAGTGGCGCAAACCTTTAGTTGTGATGACTCCAAAAAGTTTACTTCGGCATCGGGACGCAGTCTCCAGTTTCAGTTCGATGAACTCAGGATCTTTTTTCAAAGTGATCGCCGATCCTTCGGATATCGATCCCAGTCAGGTAAAACGAATCCTACTTTGTGCTGGAAAAATCTACTATGATCTCAATGAGCATCGCAAGCAGGCAGAACGCGATGATGTGGCAATCGTTCGGATGGAACAACTCTATCCTGTTCCAACAGAAGAGCTGGAAAAGGCGTTAGCTCCCTATCCTGAAGGGACACCCGTTTACTGGGTTCAGGAAGAACCCGAAAATATGGGATCCTGGAGGTTCATTTATTGCCAGTTCAAAGGAAATGTATTTGGCCGACATCCTCTAAAAGGGGTTTATCGCGCAGCGAGTGCCAGTCCGGCGACTGGTTCGGGTAGAAGCCATCAATTTGAACAGGAAATGTTGATCTCAGAAAGTTTTCGAAAAGAAGAGTAA